One segment of Neisseria mucosa DNA contains the following:
- the purM gene encoding phosphoribosylformylglycinamidine cyclo-ligase: MSTSLSYRDAGVDIDAGDQLVENIKPFAKRTMRPEVLGDLGGFGALVEIGKKYKNPVLVSGTDGVGTKLKLAFDWDKHDTVGIDLVAMSVNDILVQGAEPLFFLDYFACGKLDVARATDVIKGIAQGCEESGCALIGGETAEMPGMYPEGEYDLAGFAVGVVEKERVINGRSIQAGDVVLGLASNGAHSNGYSLVRKIIERDNPDLDAEFDHGKTLREAIIAPTRLYVKPILAALEKFTIKGMAHITGGGITENVPRVLPENTVAQIDAKAWELPKLFQWLQKAGNVETQEMYRTFNCGIGMVVIIAKEDADAVQAFLSEQGETVYRLGVIRERNGDEHQTQVA; encoded by the coding sequence TCAAACCTTTTGCCAAACGTACTATGCGCCCTGAAGTGTTGGGTGATTTGGGCGGTTTCGGCGCTTTGGTCGAAATCGGCAAAAAATACAAAAATCCGGTATTGGTTTCCGGTACGGACGGCGTCGGCACCAAGCTGAAACTGGCATTCGACTGGGACAAACACGATACCGTCGGCATCGATTTGGTTGCCATGAGTGTCAACGACATTTTGGTTCAAGGCGCAGAACCTTTGTTCTTCTTGGACTATTTCGCTTGCGGCAAGCTGGATGTTGCCCGCGCGACTGATGTGATTAAAGGCATTGCCCAAGGCTGCGAAGAATCCGGTTGCGCTTTGATTGGCGGTGAAACTGCCGAAATGCCGGGCATGTATCCCGAAGGCGAATACGACTTGGCAGGTTTTGCCGTCGGCGTGGTTGAAAAAGAACGCGTGATTAACGGCCGCAGCATTCAGGCCGGGGACGTTGTTTTGGGCTTGGCCTCCAACGGCGCACACTCCAACGGCTACTCTTTGGTACGCAAAATCATCGAGCGCGACAATCCCGATTTGGACGCGGAATTCGACCACGGCAAAACTTTGCGCGAAGCCATCATCGCCCCTACCCGTCTATATGTGAAACCTATCCTTGCCGCTTTGGAAAAATTCACCATTAAAGGCATGGCCCACATTACCGGCGGTGGCATTACCGAAAACGTACCTCGCGTTTTGCCTGAAAATACCGTTGCACAAATCGATGCCAAAGCGTGGGAATTGCCTAAACTGTTCCAATGGCTGCAAAAAGCAGGCAATGTGGAAACCCAAGAAATGTACCGTACGTTCAACTGCGGTATCGGCATGGTCGTTATTATTGCTAAAGAAGATGCTGATGCAGTACAAGCTTTCTTGAGCGAACAAGGCGAAACCGTTTACCGTTTGGGCGTTATTCGTGAACGTAACGGTGACGAACATCAAACCCAAGTGGCTTGA